The sequence CCTACCCTCCTGAACCATCTGCGTGAGTAATGGATCCGGCTTGAACAGGTCATAATTATACTTAGAGTATAACTGATTCAGTGCCTCCACTACCTTGTCGATGCCGAATTCATCAGCGTACTCAAGAACACCCTTAGGCCAGCCAAGGCCCATCTTCACGCCCTTATCAATATCCTCCCTACTCGCTATACCCTCTCTGAGTAACCAAGCGGCCATGTTTATCGCCGGCGCAAATATCAGCACTAGGTCAACCTTCTCACCAGCCTCCCTGGGTATGTTAGCCCTCTCATACGGGCCACCCTTATACTCATAGAAACCACGGCCGCTCTTCTGACCAAGCCAACCCTTCTTATACAACTCCTCAATCAGTGGGCACGGAACCCTAAGCATTGGGTCCCTAACGGCAACCGCAAAACCAACCAGGTAACCAACGTCTACACCAGTGAAGTCCTGAAGTTCGAAGATACCCATGGGTAAACCAGCCCTGTACTTAACGGCTGAGTCTATCTCAACTATGGAGTAAACATTATTAGTGACCAACAGGCATGCAGCGGAGTTCAGGGCCACCAATATCCTATTCACCACAAATCCGGGTACGTCCTTATTAACCATTATTGGTTCCTTACCAAGGCTCTTAACGAAGTCGTAAGCCCTCTTGGCGACCTCATCATTTGTTTGGGCACCCTTGATAACCTCAACAAGGGGCATTAACACTGGTGGGTTAAAGAAGTGGATTCCAACAACTCTCTCGGGTCTCTTCGTGGCGCTGGCTATTTCGGTTATTGGCAGGCTACTCGTGTTCGTAGCCAGTATTGCATGGGAAGGTGCATTGGCATCAGCCTCCGAGAAAATCTTCTTTTTTAAGTCAATGTTCTCAGGGACTGCCTCAATCATTAAATCAATATCCTTAACGGCCTCCGTCACGGAGAGCGAAGTCTTTATGCGGCCCATAACCTCACTAACCTTCTCCTTACTAATGGTGCCCCTCTCGGCCAACTTATCAAGGCTCCACTTAATCCTCTCCAGGGCTTTGTTAAGTAGGTCTTGTGCTACATCAACCATTACAACCTCAT is a genomic window of Vulcanisaeta souniana JCM 11219 containing:
- a CDS encoding 3-hydroxyacyl-CoA dehydrogenase/enoyl-CoA hydratase family protein; this translates as MSTKIRKVAVIGSGTMGHGIAEVTALAGYEVVMVDVAQDLLNKALERIKWSLDKLAERGTISKEKVSEVMGRIKTSLSVTEAVKDIDLMIEAVPENIDLKKKIFSEADANAPSHAILATNTSSLPITEIASATKRPERVVGIHFFNPPVLMPLVEVIKGAQTNDEVAKRAYDFVKSLGKEPIMVNKDVPGFVVNRILVALNSAACLLVTNNVYSIVEIDSAVKYRAGLPMGIFELQDFTGVDVGYLVGFAVAVRDPMLRVPCPLIEELYKKGWLGQKSGRGFYEYKGGPYERANIPREAGEKVDLVLIFAPAINMAAWLLREGIASREDIDKGVKMGLGWPKGVLEYADEFGIDKVVEALNQLYSKYNYDLFKPDPLLTQMVQEGRLGQKSGKGFYDYGATGVTEFKEIILKREPPLAWIILNRPHRLNTLTMTMLDEVSKALDMLWDDKEVRVVIIRGAGDRAFSAGADVTSFQGPLHTYYFFVYNRKFQEAVSKIERFPKPVIAAIDGYALGGGLETAMACDFRIATDRSELGQPEINLGIIPGAGGTQRLIRYVGLGRAKELIMLGDRIKADEAYRIGLVNKVVPREKFEDEVRSFALRLAQGPPVALTYAKYAVNFGTQVPVDIGLMLEAAFFSMAVNTKDAQEGVMAFAMRRRPEFKGE